CGCTCAATGCAATGCTGAACTGGGCGGCGTAATAAAGGATATGGTTAACCGCGATGTACGGCCTGGAATCCTTATTGTCGTAATAAGTCATGCTCAGTACGAGGTCCGACAGCAGGAATAATATAGCGCCCACAGCCAGCAAAACGGTGCAGGCGATGTAACCCTGATTGACCGCCGCGTAGCAGGCCTGCGTCATCATGTAGGCTAATACGAATGAGTATGCATAGGTATCAACGGTATGCTCGGCGAAATTGAATTTGAATACAAACTTGCTGACGCAGATTATTACGGCCGCCAGGATAACTGCGATAACCAGGGGTATCCAGCTGAAACCGAAATAGGCGATTAATGCCGCCAGGTAAAACAGGTGACCTGCAAAGAAAGCCGCCATCCCACCGTGCTGGTAGAGCGATGAAGACTCTTTATACATGATCTTGAGGTCCAGCAGTATGTCGCCGATCAGGCCGCAGACAAGCCCCATCATGATGAGCGCGGCGAATACAGCTGCGCAGGGACACGGGTTAACCATGAAAGATGCGAAGGCCGTCACTATGAACAGGAAGCTGGCAAGGGTTTTATACAGCAGGGCCTTGACGCTGCCGTTGCGGTCCCTGTTTACCAGAAAGAGGGTCAGCGCGACCGCGCCCAGAAAGACAATCAGATACGGATAATAAATCATAGTCATTGTATATTATATAACAGTTTAACGGACATATATTTGGCCTCGGCTAAATGCTATAATTCCCCTCATCAGACGGCTATGGATTTTATGCGATGACGGACATTGAGAGCGTTAAGCAAAGGATCGCCGAACTCAGAGATAAGATCACTTATCACAATCACCGTTACCACGTCCTCGACGATCCGGAGATCAGCGACGCAGAGTACGACGCGCTTATGCTTGAGCTGAAAAAGCTCGAGCAGGCCCACCCGGAGCTGGTCACGCCCGATTCACCGACGCAGCGCGTGGGGGCGCAGCCGGTGGCCGCCTTCGGTGTCGTGAAGCATCCGCGTCCATTGCTCAGCCTGGCCAACGCCTTCTCGGACGAAGAGCTGGACGCCTGGTACAAACGGTTGACCGGGCTGGTTCCCGGCCATGATATCGATTTCGTCTGCGAGCTCAAGATCGACGGACTGGCCGTAGCCCTGACCTACGAGGACGGCGTCTTCACCGTGGGCGCCACGCGCGGCAACGGATACCAGGGTGAGAACATCACGCAAAACCTGAAGACCATACGGAGTATACCGCTCTCGGTCAGCCCGCAGGCGCCGCAGCGTTTCGAGGTGAGGGGCGAAGCCTACCTGCCCAAAAAGGGCCTGACAAAGATCAACGAGGAGAGGGCGGCCGAAAAACTCCCTCTCTTCGCCAATCCCCGCAACGCAGCGGCCGGCTCGGTCAGGCAGCTCGACCCGCGTGTCACCGCCGGGCGTCCGCTCGACATCTTTATTTACCAGCTCGGCTGGTCCGAGGACAGGGACATGCCGGGCACGCACTGGGAGACCATGCAGTACCTCAAGGCGCTCGGCTTCAAGATCAACAGCAACATGACACGCTGCAGGGACCTGGACGCGGTCAAGGCCTTCTGCCGCGACTGGGGAGGACGGCGTGAGGAATTGCCCTATGATGTGGACGGCGTGGTGATCAAGGTGAACTCCATCGCCCTGCAGGAGGAGCTGGGGTCGGTGGGGCACGACCCCCGCTGGGCCATCGCGTTCAAGTACCCGGCCGTGCAGGGAACCACGCGGCTTCTACGCATCGAAATCAACGTGGGCAGGACCGGCAGCCTCAATCCCTACGCCGTGCTTGAGCCTGTCAGCATAGGCGGCGTTACCATCAAGCAGGCCACGCTGCACAACGAGGAGGACATCCATCGCAAGGACCTGCGCATCGGGGACTGGGTGCTGGTGCAGCGGGCCGGCGAGGTGATACCTGAGATCGTCGAACCCATCGTCTCGCGCCGCACGGGCGAGGAGAAGGTATTTCACATGCCGCCGGCCTGTCCGGTCTGCGGCGCGGAGGTGATCAAGCCCGAGGGCGAAGCGATACACCGCTGCACCAATACCGCCTGCCCGGCGCAGGCGCTGGAGGCGATTAAGCATTTCGCCGGCAAGGGCGCCATGGACATCGACGGTATGGGCGAAAAGCTGTGCACCGCGCTTTTCGAGCAGGGACTGGTCAAGGACTCGGGCGACCTGTATTACGTGAGCAAAGAGCATCTGATGAATCTGGAAAGGATGGGGGAGAAGAGCGCGTCCAGGGTGCTGGCGTCCCTCGAGGTCAGCAAAAAGCGCCCGCTGGCGCAGCTCTATTTCGCGCTGGGCATACCCAACGTGGGTGAGGAGACTGCGACCATACTGGCCAGGCAATACACCCATATAAATAGTCTGTTGAGTGCCGGGGCGGAGGAGCTGATGAACATACCGTCCATCGGTCCCAAAATCTCCGACGGTATACTGGCTTTCTTCCGCCAGCCCCAGAACATGCGCATCATCGAGAAGCTGCGCAAAGCGGGTGTGGCCATGGAGTCGGCGGAGCAGCCGGCCGGGGACCTCCCTCTATCGGGCATGGAGTTCGTTATAACGGGCAGATTGGAGACATCAGGGCGGCAGGAACTTGAGGCGCGCATCAGGGCGCTGGGCGGGAAGGCCGCCTCCGACGTAACCAGGCGGACGAACTACCTGGTGGCCGGAAGCGATCCCGGCTCCAAGCTGGCGCGCGCCCAATCGCTGGGCATAAAAATACTGAACGAGAAGGAATTCCTGGCATTCCTCAATGGTCAGACCGGCGGCGGCGATACGCGGCAGGCGAAACTGCTATGAAGATCATCATGGGGCTGGGCAATACCGGCAGACAGTACCAGCACAACCGGCACAATGTAGGATTTCACTGCATGGACCGGCTGGCGGAGAGGCATTCCATCAAAATTAAAAACAAGCTCTGTCACTCTCAAACCGGCACGGGGCTGATAGAAGGCGAGGAGGTCGTGCTGGCAAAACCTGCGACCTTCGTTAACCTTAGCGGGAACGCGGCTGCAGCCCTGCTCAAACGTTTCGGCTGCACGCCGCAGGATTTGATAGTGATACACGATGACCTCGATCTGCCGACCGGGCGTATCCGCGTCAGGCTGGGCGGCGGGTCGGGCGGCCACCGCGGAATAAAGTCGATCATCCACGAGATCGACAGCCGGGATTTCAACCGCGTGCGCATCGGCATCTCCAGGCCCTTTCTGGATCGGTCCGGGCCTGATTATGAAAACGAGATCGTGGACTACGTGCTGGGCAACTTCAGCCGCGAGGAAAACGAGCTCATCCAGCCTGCGCTGGACCTGGCCTGCGATGCGACCGCCTGCATACTGGCGGAAGGCATCGCCGCAGCCATGAATACATTTAACCGCCGCAGGTAGAATTCTCTGCTGTTTCACATTGCCCGCATTTTCAACCGGATGATATAATGACACGGCTTTGAATTGCGGCCGAAAATTCCCCCCAGAATAAATCAGGTAGTAATAGCATGAAAATAAAGAACATCAACGCACGCGAAATAATCGACTCCAGGGGCAATCCGACGGTAGAGGTTGAGATATCCCTGGAAAACGGCGTATCAGGCAGAGCTGCGGTGCCTTCGGGCGCCAGCACCGGCAAATACGAGGCGCTGGAGCTGCGCGACGGAGATAAGAAACGTTTCGGCGGCCTGGGCGTATTGAAGGCCGTGGAGAACGTGAACACCACCATCCGCAAGGCCGTCATCGGGCAGGACGCCTCTAAACAGGACATTTTAGATAATCGGCTGATCGACCTGGACGGCACGCCTGACAAGTCCAGGCTGGGCGCCAACGCCATACTGGGCGTGTCTCTGGCGGCGGCGCACGCATCGGCCAACTGCGCCGGCCTGCCGCTCTACAAATATATCGGCGGCGATAAGGCCGTTACGCTGCCAGTCCCCATGATGAACATACTCAACGGGGGCAAGCATGCTGAGAACTCCACCGACCTGCAGGAGTTCATGGTCATGCCCACGGGCGCCGCCGGCTTCTCGGCGGCCATGCAGATGGGCTGCGAGGTCTACCAGGCCCTCAAGAAGACTCTGCGGAAAAAGAGCTACAACACCAATGTCGGCGACGAGGGCGGCTTCGCCCCTTCGCTTTCCTCGAACAGCGAGGCTGTCGAGGTGATACTGGAGGCCATAGAGCTGGCCGGCTACGAAGCGGGCAGGGACTGCCATATAGCCCTGGACCCCGCGGCCAGCAGCTTTTACAAAGACGGGAAATACGTACTGGCTCGCGAGAGCAGAACGCTAAGCAGCGCTGAGATGGTGGATTTCTATGCAGACTGGGCCTCTAAATACCCCATTATCAGCATCGAGGACGGCCTGGACGAGGACGACTGGGACGGCTGGATACTGCTCAACAGCAAACTGGGCAAGAAGGTGCAGCTGGTCGGCGACGACCTCTACACCACCAACGTTAAGCGCATCAAACAGGGCATTGAAAGAAAGGCTTCCAACTCGGTTTTGATCAAGGTCAACCAGATAGGCACGCTGACCGAGACGCTGGCCGCCATCGATATGGCCCGCAAAGCCGGCTGGACGGCGGTCATCAGCCACCGTTCCGGAGAAACGGAGGACACTACTATAGCCGACCTGGCGGTCGCTGTGAACTCCGGCCAGATCAAAACCGGCGCGCCCTGCCGCAGCGAGAGGGTGGCTAAATACAACAGGCTGCTCAAGATCGAAGCCGAGCTGGGAAAGAAGGCCGTCTACCCGGGGCGCAGCGCCCTGCTGATTTAGGAGGATAATATTTCATGGAGCTGTTCAAGGGTATCAACCAGATCAAACTTCCGCTTCTCAAGGTCGGCCCGGAGAACGTCAACGTCTATATCATCGAAGGCGATGAAGGAAACCTTCTGATAGATACCGGCTGGAACACGCCCGAGGCCTTCAATACGCTGGCACAGGAGATGAAGAACAGCGGATTTGCCATGAAGGACATCACCGACATCGTGGTTACGCACGTCCACCCCGACCATATGGGGTTAGCCGGCAAGATCGCCGAGTTAACGGGCGCCAGTATAGCGGTACCCGAAATTGAGAATAACCTGCTCGATTCCTATTATGATCATCCGGAAACCTTTATAAGCGAGATGATTGTTTTTTTTATGGCTAACGGTGTGCCCGACTGGGAGCTCAAGATGCTCTCGGAGGCTTCCTTCAACATCCGTAGCTATGTCTCACCCTTCAAGGCTACGAAGCTGCTGAAGGGCGGCGATGTGATATCCATGGCGCCGTACGAATTCCAGGTCATAGCCACTCCAGGGCACTCGCCCGGCCACATATGCTTATACGAGCCGGATAAGAAGTACTTTTTCAGCGGCGACCATGTCCTATCCGAGGTAGTCCCCAACATAAGTTACCACCCCCGGTCAGGCGAAAACCCCCTCGGAGATTATGTAAAGTCTCTGGGCGCGTTATCGGAGTTGGAGGTCCGCTTTGTCTTCCCCGGCCACGGATCGGTGTTCAGCGGGCTCGGACCCACGATCGACGATACATTACGCTTCCATCGCGACAGGATGATGAAGATACAGCGGGTGATGGGCGTTGAGACAAAGAACGCCTTTGACGTGGCGAAATCCATACCGTGGGTTGTCAACGGCGAAGAAACGGCCTACGATAAGTTAGAGCCGATAGACCGGAGGCTGGCGGTGCTGGAAGCGCTGGCGCACCTGCAGTACATGGTGGCCGAGGGCAAGGGCAAGAGAATGTCGGAAAACGGAACGACTATTTATTTTTCCGGTGAATAGTCCATGGACAAACTCGTACGTAAAATTCAGTCGCTCAACCTGAAATACAGCGATGCGCCGCAGCCCGGCCTGCTGATCGCCATGCCCAATCCGTATGAGGGAAGGGACTACCAGATAGAAGTGGTCTCACCCGAGTTCACCGCGCTGTGCCCCATCAACGAGGGACAGCCCGATTTCGCCACCATCACGATCAAGTACGTGCCTGACAGGTCCATCATCGAGTTCAAATCGCTCAAACTGTACCTGACCAGCTACCGCACCGTCAGGACCTTCTATGAGGAATCGACCAACCGCATACTGGAAGATCTGGTCAAATCGCTCAAGCCCAGGAGCATGGAGATCGTCAGCGAATGGAATATCCGCGGCGGCATGTCGACCAGGATCACCGCCGCCTATAATAAGCGCAAAACAAGTAAAGGAGGTTGACCAATGGCATATAAAATAGGTATTAACGGATTCGGCCGCATTGGCCGTCTCGTCTTCCGGGCTGTCAATCAGCATTATGGCGACAAACTTGAGATAGCCGCCGTCAACGACCTGACGGATGCCAAAACCAATGCTCATCTGCTTAAATACGACAGCACCTACGGCATCTACCCGGGCAAGGTGGAGGCGGCCGCCGACGCGATAATAGTGGACGGCGAGAAGACCAGGGTCATCGCGGAACGCGACCCCGCTAAAATACCGTGGAAAGACCTCGGCATCGACATCGTGCTGGAATCAACCGGCCTGTTCACCGACGCCACCAAGGCTGCCGCGCACCTGCAGGGCGGCGCTAAAAAGGTAATCATCTCGGCGCCGGCAAGCAATGAAGATATCACCATCGTCCTGGGCGTCAACGAAGATAAGTACGACGCTAAAAAACACAACATTATTTCCAACGCATCCTGCACTACGAACTGCATCGCACCGGTGGTAAAAGTCCTGAACGACAGCTTCGGGATTGCCAGGGGCTTATTGACGACCGTGCACGCCTATACCAATGACCAGAGATTGCTTGACATGTATCATAAAGATCTGCGCCGGGCCAGGTCGGCCGCCCTGAATATAGTCCCGACCACCACGGGGGCAGCCAAGGCCGTGGCGCTGGTTATCCCCGAGATCAAAGGCAAACTGCACGGCATAGCGCTACGCGTGCCCGTGCCGACGGTCTCGCTGTGCGACCTCGTCTGCGACCTGAATAAGGAGGTCACAGTTGACCAGATCAACGACGCCTTTAAAGCAGCGGCCGCGGGTAAGCTCAAGGGCATACTGGAGTATTGCGAGGAGCCACTGGTGAGCACCGACTTCAAGGGCAACCAGAACAGTTCCATCTTCGATTCCCTGCAGACCCTGGTGCTGGGAGGCAACATGGTCAAGGTGATCGCCTGGTACGACAATGAGTGGGGCTACAGCTGCCGCATGGCGGACCTGGCCATCATGCTTTTCGACAAGGGGCTGTGATAAATACAGATTAAGATTAAGATTAAGATTTAGATTGAGATTAAGGGGATGACGGAACAGAGCATTCAGGGAACGGAGGCCTGCGCATCACCGACGGCCGGCGCCGCCAACGCCTACGAAAAGCACTGGTTCTGCGTCTCCCTGTCCACCGACGGCAGGGTCACCATGCAGGATGCCGACTCACCTGAATGCTTTCTTCAAAGCCTGAGGACTTCGCTTCTGGCCTGGGTGGATTACCGCACCGCCGACTATCAAAGAGATGTGCGTAACGGCGGGACGGCGCTGGGATTCTCCCATCAGCTGGTCGACGCGCTGGTCGACGATCCGCGCCTGCTGTACGAAGACTATTCCAGCGAGATGGGGATCAAGCTGCCGTCGATACAAATACGCATCAACGAAGAGATCGACGTACAGAACTATCCCACCCTGCTCCTGCTGCGCAGGAACTTCATCCTGACCGTGCACCCCATCCTGGTCGACCGCCGCTTTATACGCCTGCGCAGATACTCCGGGACCATCTTCAAGAAGGTCCAGCTCGATATCTGCGCCGAGGACAAGCTGACCACGCTTTTGATTCGCATCATCGACCAGAACAACGACCGCAATTTCGAGCACCTCAGGCAGATAGAGGGGCGCGGGGACGATCTCAATAAGATCCTGATGGACCCGCAGACGCCGCGCCAGCTGCTGGGCCCGCAGATATACAACATGAAGCATTCCCTCATCACCTACCTGGACGCGCTGTGGGAGACGGTGGACGTGCTGCACGACCTGCGCTACGGGGACGCCGATCTGCTGACCAACGATACCTCGCTGCTCAACAGAATGGGATACCTGGCGGACGACGTCAGCCGCCAGATCGGGCTGGCGGAGCACATGTCGGACGTGCTGGCCTCGGGCCTGGAGGTGCTGCAATCGATCTACAATAACCAGCTGCAGGCCATGAACAACAGGATGGCGCTGTTGATGACTTACCTGACCGTGCTGGGCACGGCGGTGCTGGTACCCAACACGCTGGCCACTATATTCAGCAATTCGGCCTTCGATATGGGACCCCAGGACATCGGTTGGTATGCCACTATGCTGGTCGTTTCCACCGTGCTGGCAACCCTGCTGGCCTTTATCTGGGTGAAAAAGTCAGGTTTTCTACCCAGGAAAATGGACTGAATTTACTGAGACCCGGCCAGGCCGGTCAGCCGTTCGCTCACTTCCCACAATTTCGCGGCCGTCTCCCTGTCGTAGCTCAGGTGCGATGATTTCGACTCCGTTCCATTTACATTCACCCGGGTAATTTTCAGATGCTGTTTGGTCTCAAAATAGCGCCCCGTCAATCCCTCTACGCCGGAAGCGCATGCCAGATGCAGCGGCAGCACGGCGCCCTGCTCCGGCCCTTTCATCAAAGCGTGGAAAAAGGAGTCGATCGTCCTGCTTGAATGCGACCATATGGTGGAGCTGCAAGCCCCCGGGCAAACGCAGTTAACCGTTATGCCGCTGCCTTCCAGCCTCCTGGCCAGCTCGTAGGTGAAAAGGACCACGGCCAGCTTCGACCGGGCATAGGCCGAATCACGGCCGAAGGACTTCTCCCCCTGCAGATTGCCGAAATCGAGCTTTGCCATACGGTGGAGCGATGTGGTCATGTTGACTATCTTGGAGGGCGCGCCCGCTTTGAGAGCGCCGAGCAGCAGGTTGGTCAGCAGAAAGTATGACAGGTAGTCGACGGCAAAGGTCATCTCGATGCCGTCCGCGGTCAGCACCCTCTTCCCCATAATGACCCCGGCATTGTTGACCAGCAGGTGAAGCACCCCGTGCTGCTGCACGTAATCCATCGCCAGCATCCTGATCTGATCCTGAACGGACAGGTCCGCCATCAACAGGTGGACGTCGTTGTTTCCCGATTGCCGTCGGATGTATTCCTGCGCCGCGCGCCCCCTGCCGGGATCCCGGCAGACCAGAAACACTCTGGCATCGCGGCGCGCCAGTCCCAGCGCGATCTCCCGGCCTATGCCCGAGCTGGCGCCGGTGACCATGCAGTACCTGTCCTTCAGGCTCCCATCCTCCCCTTGCGCGTAGTCTTTCATATCCATATCCTCCTTCCCATTCCCTACCCTGTTATTCAACGGTTACAACCTTCTCCAGCCTGCGTATGACTTCGTCGATGTGAATGCCGGACTGGTTGACCATTACGATGGCGTTATTGGGACATGTTTCCACGCAATTGCCGCAACCCAGGCAGCCCTCGCCGATAACGGAATGGCCATCTTCCTGCCTTATGTTTTTTATAAAGCACGCATCCACGCAGGCGCCGCAGCCCAGACAGTCTTCAGTGACATGCACACTGATGCCGGGCATGCGCGAGATCTTGGACCTGATGCGCCGGTCGATGTAGGGAGTGAAGCGCCACAGGCAGCAGCACGGGCAGCAGTTGCAGATCGTCAGCAGCTGATTGCCGGATTTGAGGCCCAGCCAGACCGTGTCCAGCCTGTTCTTGCCCACCAGGTGGAACAGTCCCGCCTCCCTGCATCTCCGGGCATGCCGGTGGGCCTCCTCCTTTGAAACCAGACTGCCCAACTTAGGATTTATGTCAAGCACTGCCCTGCCCAGGAAAAGGCAGCCCAGCGTCTGGGGATAATCGCGGCAGTTCGAGCTCTCACGGCAGATGCAGAAATTCATGATCCAGTGGTATTGCGCCTGATCGATAAAATGATGCACTATCCGCGATGGGAGCATCGTCTGCAAGGGCTCTTCCAGCTCTTTTCCGACGCTTATGACCCTTTCCCTGGGAAGGTAAACGATATCGTCCCCCTCGAAAAGCCAGCGGTCCAGCAGTGCCCCCAGCACAGGCGCCCTGGTCAGACCGGCCAGGGCAAAGCGCCCG
This genomic window from Dehalococcoidia bacterium contains:
- the eno gene encoding phosphopyruvate hydratase, which translates into the protein MKIKNINAREIIDSRGNPTVEVEISLENGVSGRAAVPSGASTGKYEALELRDGDKKRFGGLGVLKAVENVNTTIRKAVIGQDASKQDILDNRLIDLDGTPDKSRLGANAILGVSLAAAHASANCAGLPLYKYIGGDKAVTLPVPMMNILNGGKHAENSTDLQEFMVMPTGAAGFSAAMQMGCEVYQALKKTLRKKSYNTNVGDEGGFAPSLSSNSEAVEVILEAIELAGYEAGRDCHIALDPAASSFYKDGKYVLARESRTLSSAEMVDFYADWASKYPIISIEDGLDEDDWDGWILLNSKLGKKVQLVGDDLYTTNVKRIKQGIERKASNSVLIKVNQIGTLTETLAAIDMARKAGWTAVISHRSGETEDTTIADLAVAVNSGQIKTGAPCRSERVAKYNRLLKIEAELGKKAVYPGRSALLI
- the ligA gene encoding NAD-dependent DNA ligase LigA, whose protein sequence is MTDIESVKQRIAELRDKITYHNHRYHVLDDPEISDAEYDALMLELKKLEQAHPELVTPDSPTQRVGAQPVAAFGVVKHPRPLLSLANAFSDEELDAWYKRLTGLVPGHDIDFVCELKIDGLAVALTYEDGVFTVGATRGNGYQGENITQNLKTIRSIPLSVSPQAPQRFEVRGEAYLPKKGLTKINEERAAEKLPLFANPRNAAAGSVRQLDPRVTAGRPLDIFIYQLGWSEDRDMPGTHWETMQYLKALGFKINSNMTRCRDLDAVKAFCRDWGGRREELPYDVDGVVIKVNSIALQEELGSVGHDPRWAIAFKYPAVQGTTRLLRIEINVGRTGSLNPYAVLEPVSIGGVTIKQATLHNEEDIHRKDLRIGDWVLVQRAGEVIPEIVEPIVSRRTGEEKVFHMPPACPVCGAEVIKPEGEAIHRCTNTACPAQALEAIKHFAGKGAMDIDGMGEKLCTALFEQGLVKDSGDLYYVSKEHLMNLERMGEKSASRVLASLEVSKKRPLAQLYFALGIPNVGEETATILARQYTHINSLLSAGAEELMNIPSIGPKISDGILAFFRQPQNMRIIEKLRKAGVAMESAEQPAGDLPLSGMEFVITGRLETSGRQELEARIRALGGKAASDVTRRTNYLVAGSDPGSKLARAQSLGIKILNEKEFLAFLNGQTGGGDTRQAKLL
- a CDS encoding CorA family divalent cation transporter, producing MTEQSIQGTEACASPTAGAANAYEKHWFCVSLSTDGRVTMQDADSPECFLQSLRTSLLAWVDYRTADYQRDVRNGGTALGFSHQLVDALVDDPRLLYEDYSSEMGIKLPSIQIRINEEIDVQNYPTLLLLRRNFILTVHPILVDRRFIRLRRYSGTIFKKVQLDICAEDKLTTLLIRIIDQNNDRNFEHLRQIEGRGDDLNKILMDPQTPRQLLGPQIYNMKHSLITYLDALWETVDVLHDLRYGDADLLTNDTSLLNRMGYLADDVSRQIGLAEHMSDVLASGLEVLQSIYNNQLQAMNNRMALLMTYLTVLGTAVLVPNTLATIFSNSAFDMGPQDIGWYATMLVVSTVLATLLAFIWVKKSGFLPRKMD
- a CDS encoding SDR family NAD(P)-dependent oxidoreductase, producing MKDYAQGEDGSLKDRYCMVTGASSGIGREIALGLARRDARVFLVCRDPGRGRAAQEYIRRQSGNNDVHLLMADLSVQDQIRMLAMDYVQQHGVLHLLVNNAGVIMGKRVLTADGIEMTFAVDYLSYFLLTNLLLGALKAGAPSKIVNMTTSLHRMAKLDFGNLQGEKSFGRDSAYARSKLAVVLFTYELARRLEGSGITVNCVCPGACSSTIWSHSSRTIDSFFHALMKGPEQGAVLPLHLACASGVEGLTGRYFETKQHLKITRVNVNGTESKSSHLSYDRETAAKLWEVSERLTGLAGSQ
- a CDS encoding MBL fold metallo-hydrolase, coding for MELFKGINQIKLPLLKVGPENVNVYIIEGDEGNLLIDTGWNTPEAFNTLAQEMKNSGFAMKDITDIVVTHVHPDHMGLAGKIAELTGASIAVPEIENNLLDSYYDHPETFISEMIVFFMANGVPDWELKMLSEASFNIRSYVSPFKATKLLKGGDVISMAPYEFQVIATPGHSPGHICLYEPDKKYFFSGDHVLSEVVPNISYHPRSGENPLGDYVKSLGALSELEVRFVFPGHGSVFSGLGPTIDDTLRFHRDRMMKIQRVMGVETKNAFDVAKSIPWVVNGEETAYDKLEPIDRRLAVLEALAHLQYMVAEGKGKRMSENGTTIYFSGE
- the gap gene encoding type I glyceraldehyde-3-phosphate dehydrogenase, which produces MAYKIGINGFGRIGRLVFRAVNQHYGDKLEIAAVNDLTDAKTNAHLLKYDSTYGIYPGKVEAAADAIIVDGEKTRVIAERDPAKIPWKDLGIDIVLESTGLFTDATKAAAHLQGGAKKVIISAPASNEDITIVLGVNEDKYDAKKHNIISNASCTTNCIAPVVKVLNDSFGIARGLLTTVHAYTNDQRLLDMYHKDLRRARSAALNIVPTTTGAAKAVALVIPEIKGKLHGIALRVPVPTVSLCDLVCDLNKEVTVDQINDAFKAAAAGKLKGILEYCEEPLVSTDFKGNQNSSIFDSLQTLVLGGNMVKVIAWYDNEWGYSCRMADLAIMLFDKGL
- the queF gene encoding preQ(1) synthase codes for the protein MDKLVRKIQSLNLKYSDAPQPGLLIAMPNPYEGRDYQIEVVSPEFTALCPINEGQPDFATITIKYVPDRSIIEFKSLKLYLTSYRTVRTFYEESTNRILEDLVKSLKPRSMEIVSEWNIRGGMSTRITAAYNKRKTSKGG
- a CDS encoding 4Fe-4S binding protein, translated to MSRPMWLVRLIEKGFPGRFALAGLTRAPVLGALLDRWLFEGDDIVYLPRERVISVGKELEEPLQTMLPSRIVHHFIDQAQYHWIMNFCICRESSNCRDYPQTLGCLFLGRAVLDINPKLGSLVSKEEAHRHARRCREAGLFHLVGKNRLDTVWLGLKSGNQLLTICNCCPCCCLWRFTPYIDRRIRSKISRMPGISVHVTEDCLGCGACVDACFIKNIRQEDGHSVIGEGCLGCGNCVETCPNNAIVMVNQSGIHIDEVIRRLEKVVTVE
- a CDS encoding lysoplasmalogenase family protein, with amino-acid sequence MTMIYYPYLIVFLGAVALTLFLVNRDRNGSVKALLYKTLASFLFIVTAFASFMVNPCPCAAVFAALIMMGLVCGLIGDILLDLKIMYKESSSLYQHGGMAAFFAGHLFYLAALIAYFGFSWIPLVIAVILAAVIICVSKFVFKFNFAEHTVDTYAYSFVLAYMMTQACYAAVNQGYIACTVLLAVGAILFLLSDLVLSMTYYDNKDSRPYIAVNHILYYAAQFSIALSVLYFAI
- the pth gene encoding aminoacyl-tRNA hydrolase, which translates into the protein MKIIMGLGNTGRQYQHNRHNVGFHCMDRLAERHSIKIKNKLCHSQTGTGLIEGEEVVLAKPATFVNLSGNAAAALLKRFGCTPQDLIVIHDDLDLPTGRIRVRLGGGSGGHRGIKSIIHEIDSRDFNRVRIGISRPFLDRSGPDYENEIVDYVLGNFSREENELIQPALDLACDATACILAEGIAAAMNTFNRRR